A part of Aquibium oceanicum genomic DNA contains:
- a CDS encoding TRAP transporter substrate-binding protein, translating to MTRTLKTLLAATAMSGMAAGAALAEKWDMPMAYPATNFHSENAAEFAACVNEGTGGELEIVTHPNGALFAGNDIKRAVQTGQAPIGERLLSAHANENPLYGVDSIPFLATSFADSEKLWEAAKPKLEEVMDSQNLVYIYAAPWPPQGLYFKKPVESVADMQGIKFRAYNAATARIAELAGMAPVQIEAAELSQALATGVAESFISSGSTGVDSKVWESLTHFYDVQAWLPRNAVFANKDAFNALSDEAKKVVMDCGAEAGKRGAAKSEELTAGYLKTLADNGMTVSEPSEQLKSDLSKFGETMTQEWMDAAGPDGKEIVDSYKAM from the coding sequence ATGACCAGGACACTCAAGACGCTTCTCGCCGCAACCGCCATGTCCGGCATGGCCGCCGGCGCGGCGCTCGCCGAGAAATGGGATATGCCGATGGCTTATCCGGCGACCAACTTCCACTCCGAGAACGCGGCCGAATTCGCCGCCTGCGTCAACGAGGGTACCGGCGGCGAACTGGAGATCGTCACCCATCCGAACGGCGCGCTCTTCGCCGGCAACGACATCAAGCGCGCGGTGCAGACCGGCCAGGCGCCGATCGGCGAGCGTCTCCTGTCGGCCCACGCCAACGAGAACCCGCTCTACGGCGTCGATTCCATCCCCTTCCTCGCCACCTCCTTCGCCGACTCGGAAAAGCTCTGGGAAGCGGCGAAGCCGAAGCTCGAAGAGGTGATGGACAGCCAGAACCTCGTCTACATCTACGCCGCGCCGTGGCCGCCGCAGGGCCTCTACTTCAAGAAGCCGGTGGAATCCGTGGCCGACATGCAGGGCATCAAGTTCCGCGCCTACAACGCCGCGACCGCCCGCATCGCCGAACTCGCCGGCATGGCGCCGGTGCAGATCGAGGCCGCGGAGCTCAGCCAGGCGCTGGCGACAGGCGTCGCCGAGAGCTTCATCTCCTCGGGCTCCACGGGCGTCGACTCCAAGGTTTGGGAAAGCCTGACGCACTTCTACGACGTCCAGGCCTGGCTGCCGCGCAACGCCGTCTTCGCCAACAAGGACGCCTTCAACGCATTGAGCGACGAGGCCAAGAAGGTGGTCATGGATTGCGGCGCCGAGGCCGGCAAGCGAGGTGCTGCTAAGTCGGAGGAACTCACCGCCGGCTACCTGAAGACGCTCGCCGACAACGGCATGACCGTCAGCGAGCCCAGCGAGCAGCTCAAGAGCGACCTCTCCAAATTCGGCGAGACGATGACGCAGGAGTGGATGGACGCCGCCGGTCCCGACGGCAAGGAAATCGTCGATTCCTACAAGGCGATGTGA
- a CDS encoding GntR family transcriptional regulator codes for MSKPPETDGMVGALLADIRAMAVDFRLRPGERINEVALAAKLNASRTPLREALNRLVSEGFVTFESGRGFFCRRYSVAEVQDLYQLRQAIERFAVERAVELASDNLISELRAFLERTAGEEGRTLEDVLAYDEYFHETIAGWSGNGEMLRTLRNVNARIRFFRWVDMQARRGRTQGEHREILDAIGNRQAGEAVALVDRHIVRRRDEIAEALKECHARLFVDEDFVHPAFKSAEELCA; via the coding sequence GTGTCGAAACCCCCGGAGACGGACGGAATGGTCGGCGCACTGCTCGCCGATATCCGCGCGATGGCGGTCGATTTCCGGCTGCGGCCGGGCGAGCGCATCAACGAGGTCGCGCTTGCGGCAAAACTGAACGCCAGCCGCACCCCCTTGCGAGAGGCGCTCAACCGGCTGGTGTCCGAGGGCTTCGTCACGTTCGAGAGCGGACGCGGCTTCTTCTGCCGGAGATACTCCGTCGCAGAGGTGCAGGACCTCTATCAGTTGCGGCAGGCGATCGAGCGCTTCGCCGTCGAGCGCGCGGTCGAACTGGCGAGCGACAACTTGATTTCGGAACTCCGCGCCTTTCTGGAGCGCACGGCGGGCGAGGAGGGTCGTACGCTGGAGGACGTGCTCGCCTACGACGAGTACTTCCACGAGACGATCGCAGGCTGGTCCGGCAATGGCGAAATGCTGCGCACGCTGCGAAACGTCAACGCCCGCATCCGCTTCTTCCGATGGGTGGACATGCAAGCGCGACGCGGCCGCACACAGGGCGAGCATCGAGAAATCCTCGATGCAATCGGAAACAGACAGGCCGGCGAGGCGGTGGCGCTGGTCGACCGGCACATCGTGCGGCGGCGCGACGAGATCGCCGAGGCGCTGAAGGAGTGCCACGCGCGCCTGTTCGTCGACGAGGATTTCGTCCATCCTGCCTTCAAGTCGGCGGAGGAACTATGCGCGTAA
- a CDS encoding CDP-diacylglycerol--glycerol-3-phosphate 3-phosphatidyltransferase: protein MTDAPDRRPLASRDTRWAQALTRRLAATSITPNRISMGSILAAAVAGACFWGAGDTQGWSAALFLVAAALFCQIRLLCNLLDGLVAIEAGKKEPDGAFWNEFPDRVADILILVGAGLGAGGPALGWAAAAMAILTAYTRELGRACGLPADFSGPMAKQHRMAVMTLAALAAAAAEVFLGGEVHTVLIAALWIVAVGAAVTAARRAAQIVIGLHGSPH from the coding sequence ATGACGGACGCTCCCGACCGCCGCCCGCTGGCGAGCCGCGACACGCGCTGGGCGCAGGCGCTGACCCGTAGGCTCGCCGCCACCTCCATCACGCCGAACCGCATTTCGATGGGAAGCATCCTCGCCGCTGCCGTCGCGGGCGCCTGCTTCTGGGGCGCTGGCGACACGCAGGGATGGAGCGCCGCGCTGTTTCTCGTTGCGGCGGCGCTGTTCTGCCAGATCCGGCTCCTGTGCAACCTCCTCGACGGTCTCGTCGCGATCGAGGCCGGCAAGAAGGAGCCCGACGGCGCCTTCTGGAACGAGTTCCCCGACCGGGTGGCTGACATCCTGATCCTGGTGGGCGCGGGGCTCGGCGCGGGAGGACCGGCGCTCGGCTGGGCGGCGGCGGCAATGGCGATCCTGACGGCCTACACGCGCGAACTCGGACGGGCCTGCGGGCTGCCAGCGGATTTTTCGGGTCCGATGGCTAAACAGCACCGCATGGCGGTGATGACGTTGGCCGCGCTCGCCGCGGCTGCGGCAGAAGTGTTCCTTGGCGGGGAGGTCCACACCGTGCTGATTGCGGCGCTATGGATCGTCGCCGTCGGCGCGGCTGTCACGGCCGCCCGGCGGGCCGCGCAGATCGTCATTGGCCTGCATGGGAGCCCGCACTGA
- a CDS encoding NAD(P)/FAD-dependent oxidoreductase, with amino-acid sequence MAVQGDARSENAKPPVAVVGAGIVGVSTALWLQRDGHDVVLIDRGEPGEGTSYGNGGVLASCSIVPVTVPGLMRKAPRMLFDPAQPLFLKWSYLPRLLPWLRKYLSHCTPEQVNRIADAMLPIVGDSLADHQALAAGTGAEKWLKPSDYVFVYNDRAHYAGDAFGWGIRKARGMVWDELEGEALRAYDPVLDAKLGFAARFGDHGTITDPGRYVKDLAVHVVANGGRLVRGEVTDFVRTDGRVTGVRVGGETIDCSAAVLATGVWSKALCRKLGLDVPLESERGYHVELWEPSVMPRNPLMIASGKFVMTPMDGRLRLAGIVEFGGLDAAPSRAPFDLLLKNAQAALPGLRWKEKTEWMGHRPAPADSIPLIGEVPGTRGMFLGFGHHHVGLTGGPKTGRILAQLVSGRRPNLDLAPYAPSRFQ; translated from the coding sequence ATGGCCGTACAGGGAGACGCCAGGTCCGAGAACGCCAAGCCACCCGTGGCCGTGGTCGGTGCCGGCATCGTCGGCGTCTCCACAGCGCTCTGGCTGCAGCGCGACGGCCATGACGTCGTCCTGATCGACCGCGGAGAACCTGGTGAAGGGACGAGCTACGGAAACGGCGGCGTGCTCGCCTCCTGCTCCATCGTGCCGGTCACAGTTCCGGGCCTCATGCGCAAGGCGCCGCGCATGCTATTCGATCCCGCCCAGCCGCTCTTCCTCAAATGGTCCTACCTGCCGCGCCTCCTGCCCTGGCTGCGAAAGTACCTCTCGCACTGCACGCCCGAACAGGTAAACCGCATCGCCGATGCCATGCTGCCGATCGTCGGCGACAGCCTCGCCGACCACCAGGCGCTGGCTGCGGGAACGGGCGCGGAGAAGTGGCTGAAGCCGTCGGACTATGTCTTCGTCTACAACGACCGCGCCCACTATGCCGGCGACGCCTTCGGCTGGGGCATCCGCAAGGCGCGGGGCATGGTATGGGACGAACTCGAGGGCGAGGCACTGCGAGCCTATGACCCGGTGCTCGATGCGAAGCTCGGCTTCGCCGCCCGCTTCGGCGACCACGGCACGATCACCGATCCCGGCCGCTACGTGAAGGACCTCGCCGTCCATGTCGTCGCCAATGGCGGCCGGCTGGTCAGGGGCGAGGTCACGGATTTCGTGCGGACGGACGGCCGTGTCACCGGCGTGCGCGTCGGCGGCGAGACCATCGACTGTTCCGCGGCAGTCCTCGCCACCGGCGTCTGGTCGAAGGCGCTCTGCCGCAAGCTCGGCCTCGACGTGCCGCTGGAAAGCGAGCGCGGCTACCACGTCGAACTTTGGGAGCCGTCCGTCATGCCGCGCAATCCGCTGATGATTGCGTCGGGCAAGTTCGTCATGACGCCGATGGACGGACGCCTGCGGCTCGCCGGCATCGTCGAGTTCGGCGGGCTCGACGCGGCGCCCTCGCGCGCGCCGTTCGACCTCCTGTTGAAGAACGCGCAAGCCGCACTGCCCGGCCTGCGCTGGAAGGAAAAGACCGAATGGATGGGCCACCGGCCCGCTCCGGCCGATTCCATTCCGCTCATAGGCGAGGTGCCTGGCACCAGGGGGATGTTCCTCGGTTTCGGACACCACCATGTCGGTCTGACCGGCGGGCCGAAGACCGGCCGCATCCTCGCGCAGCTGGTTTCCGGCCGCAGGCCGAATTTAGACCTTGCGCCTTACGCCCCTTCGCGTTTCCAATAG
- a CDS encoding aspartate/glutamate racemase family protein, whose amino-acid sequence MRVTGGKSIYGAAVGILMLDARFPRIPGDMGNATTWPFPVHYKIVRSATPDRVVRGGAEGLLDVFVAAARELVADGVDGITTNCGFLSLFQEELADAVGVPVATSSLMQVAQVNRLLPKGRRAGILTISGSTLTPLHLEKAGVPEGTPVGTTEGGREFTRAILGNELELDVDAARQDNVEAARALVVANPDLGALVLECTNMVPYAADIRAATGLPVFSIETFVRWFQAALVPRTY is encoded by the coding sequence ATGCGCGTAACAGGCGGAAAATCGATCTACGGCGCGGCGGTCGGCATCCTGATGCTCGACGCCCGGTTTCCGAGGATTCCCGGCGACATGGGCAATGCCACCACCTGGCCGTTCCCCGTGCACTACAAGATCGTGCGATCGGCGACACCCGACCGCGTCGTGCGCGGCGGTGCCGAGGGTCTGCTCGACGTCTTCGTCGCCGCGGCGCGCGAACTTGTCGCCGACGGGGTTGACGGCATCACGACCAATTGCGGGTTCCTGTCGCTGTTCCAGGAGGAGCTGGCCGACGCGGTCGGCGTACCGGTCGCGACTTCCTCTTTGATGCAGGTGGCGCAGGTGAATCGACTGCTGCCGAAAGGCCGGCGCGCCGGTATCCTCACCATCTCCGGCTCCACGCTGACGCCGCTGCACCTCGAAAAGGCCGGTGTTCCCGAGGGCACGCCGGTCGGCACGACGGAGGGCGGGCGCGAATTCACCCGCGCGATTCTCGGCAACGAACTGGAGCTCGACGTGGACGCGGCACGGCAGGACAATGTCGAGGCGGCGCGCGCCCTCGTGGTCGCCAATCCCGATCTCGGCGCGCTGGTGCTCGAATGCACCAACATGGTGCCCTACGCGGCCGACATTCGCGCCGCGACCGGCCTTCCGGTCTTCTCGATCGAGACCTTCGTGCGGTGGTTCCAGGCCGCGCTGGTGCCCCGCACCTACTGA
- a CDS encoding lysophospholipid acyltransferase family protein — protein MNISVHPPGRHRERTPSRVAGWLRRFLARRAAGLVLGFARIVTAVRGEWQGVEPRDVQRIYFANHSSHGDFILVSAVLPPRLRRHTRPVAGADYWMKGRLRRFVGREVFNAVLIERNRERRTEDPVDQMTRAVGEGASLIVFPEGTRNTGDLPLMPFKSGLYHLARACPGIELVPVWIANLNRVLPKGEIVPIPLVCTVTFGAALHVGEAESKEDFLRRAEIALLSLAPNGNRP, from the coding sequence ATGAACATCTCCGTACACCCGCCCGGCCGGCACCGGGAGCGCACGCCTTCGCGCGTGGCCGGATGGCTCCGGCGCTTCCTCGCCCGCCGCGCAGCCGGCCTCGTGCTCGGTTTCGCCAGGATCGTCACCGCCGTGCGCGGCGAGTGGCAGGGCGTCGAGCCGCGCGACGTCCAGCGCATCTACTTCGCCAACCATTCGAGCCACGGGGATTTCATCCTGGTCTCCGCCGTTCTGCCGCCGCGCTTGCGCCGCCACACGCGGCCGGTGGCCGGCGCCGATTACTGGATGAAGGGGAGGCTGCGGCGCTTCGTCGGCCGCGAGGTCTTCAACGCCGTCCTGATCGAGCGCAACAGGGAACGTCGAACCGAGGATCCGGTCGATCAGATGACCCGGGCGGTGGGCGAGGGTGCGTCGCTGATCGTGTTCCCCGAAGGCACGCGCAACACCGGCGACCTGCCGCTGATGCCCTTCAAGAGCGGCCTCTACCATCTCGCAAGGGCGTGCCCGGGCATCGAACTGGTTCCGGTCTGGATCGCCAACCTGAACCGCGTCCTCCCCAAGGGCGAGATCGTGCCCATCCCGCTCGTGTGCACCGTCACATTCGGCGCCGCCCTCCATGTCGGCGAGGCCGAGTCCAAGGAGGACTTCCTTCGGCGCGCCGAGATCGCGCTGCTCTCCCTCGCACCCAACGGAAACCGGCCATGA
- a CDS encoding phosphatidate cytidylyltransferase has translation MTAPHPDLLTLLLGLAAVLFAASAVAYVLRVRLSPGGSNAVIENLGDRIDAWWVMAIVMGLALIGGRTGVTLLFALCSFAALREFVTLTNTRRADHWALAGAFFVILPAQYWLVWTGWYGLYSIFIPVYAFLLMPIVSSLRGDTDRFLVRIAEVQWALMICVFCVSHVPALLTLDIPGFEGRNVLLIAFLVIVVQSSDVMQYVWGKLLGRAKIAPKLSPSKTLEGLVGGGLSAVALGTALAWITPFSPIEAALLSLAIVLMGFFGGLVMSAIKRDRGVKDWGHLIAGHGGFIDRLDSVIFSAPIFFHLVRYGWSLT, from the coding sequence ATGACCGCGCCGCATCCTGACCTGCTCACCCTGCTCCTGGGGCTTGCGGCCGTGCTCTTCGCGGCCTCTGCCGTCGCCTACGTGCTGCGCGTCCGGCTGTCGCCCGGCGGTTCGAACGCCGTGATCGAGAACCTCGGCGACCGGATCGATGCCTGGTGGGTGATGGCGATCGTCATGGGGCTCGCCCTGATCGGCGGACGCACCGGGGTGACGCTGCTGTTCGCGCTTTGCTCCTTCGCCGCGCTGCGCGAGTTCGTGACGCTGACCAACACCCGCCGCGCCGACCACTGGGCGCTGGCCGGGGCTTTCTTCGTCATCCTGCCGGCGCAGTACTGGCTGGTCTGGACCGGGTGGTACGGGCTCTATTCGATCTTCATCCCGGTCTACGCCTTCCTGCTGATGCCGATCGTGTCCAGCCTGCGCGGCGACACGGACCGCTTCCTCGTTCGCATCGCCGAGGTGCAGTGGGCGCTGATGATCTGCGTCTTCTGCGTCTCGCACGTGCCGGCGCTGCTCACGCTGGACATACCCGGCTTCGAGGGGCGAAACGTGCTCCTGATCGCGTTCCTGGTCATCGTCGTTCAGAGCAGCGACGTCATGCAGTACGTCTGGGGCAAGCTCCTCGGCCGCGCGAAGATCGCGCCGAAACTGTCGCCATCGAAGACGCTGGAGGGGCTCGTCGGGGGCGGCTTGAGCGCGGTGGCGCTGGGCACGGCGCTCGCCTGGATCACGCCGTTCAGCCCCATTGAGGCGGCGCTGTTGTCGCTGGCGATCGTCCTCATGGGATTCTTCGGCGGGCTCGTCATGTCGGCGATCAAGCGCGACCGCGGCGTCAAGGATTGGGGCCACCTGATCGCCGGCCATGGCGGTTTCATCGACCGGCTGGACTCGGTCATCTTCTCGGCGCCCATCTTCTTCCATCTGGTGCGCTACGGATGGTCGCTGACATGA
- a CDS encoding DUF1365 domain-containing protein, producing MMSEFRSAVYAGKVMHQRLRPRRHRLAYRMFSLLLDLDEIDALSRRLRLFSRNRFNLFGFFDGDHADGSGRLLRSYVEEQLRAAGLVVDGGAIRLFCMPRVLGYVFNPLSIYFCHLADGRLHALLYEVSNTFGERHSYLIPIEDDGSVGSIEQHCEKEFYVSPFISMAMRYDFRVDPPAERTSIHITASDGDGPLIVAAFSGQRQPLTDATLARMFFAYPLLTVKVIGGIHWEALKLWAKGVKLTTRPAPPETPITFVAANSRHLHGDAEPDVARC from the coding sequence CTGATGTCCGAATTCCGTTCCGCCGTCTATGCCGGCAAGGTCATGCACCAGCGCCTGCGTCCACGCCGGCACCGCCTGGCCTACCGCATGTTCTCGCTGCTACTCGACCTGGACGAGATCGACGCGCTCTCGCGGCGGCTCAGGCTGTTCTCGCGCAATCGTTTCAACCTGTTCGGCTTTTTCGACGGCGACCACGCCGACGGCTCGGGCCGGCTGCTGCGCAGCTATGTCGAAGAGCAGCTTCGCGCCGCCGGCCTCGTCGTGGATGGCGGCGCCATCCGGCTCTTCTGCATGCCGCGCGTTCTGGGCTACGTGTTCAATCCGCTCAGCATCTACTTCTGCCATCTGGCGGACGGGCGCCTTCATGCGTTACTGTACGAAGTCAGCAACACCTTCGGAGAGCGTCACAGCTATCTGATACCGATCGAGGATGATGGCAGCGTCGGGAGCATCGAGCAGCATTGCGAGAAAGAGTTCTATGTGTCTCCGTTCATTTCCATGGCCATGCGATACGACTTTCGCGTCGATCCGCCGGCCGAGCGGACATCGATCCACATCACTGCGAGCGACGGCGACGGCCCCCTGATCGTCGCGGCCTTTTCGGGACAGCGCCAACCGCTGACCGACGCCACGCTTGCGCGGATGTTCTTCGCCTATCCGCTGCTCACCGTGAAGGTGATCGGCGGCATCCACTGGGAGGCGCTGAAGCTGTGGGCGAAAGGCGTGAAGCTCACGACGCGCCCCGCTCCGCCAGAGACGCCGATCACCTTTGTGGCAGCGAACTCGCGACACCTGCACGGGGACGCCGAACCTGATGTCGCTCGATGTTGA
- a CDS encoding SAM-dependent methyltransferase: MSLDVDHTSGRLRPFGALAARFLRKLLSCATVGQISVRTPEGVVLEHQSGTPGPEAVLHLNRWSAVRRLVLGGDIAFAEAYFDGEWSTPDLAALLELAVANMEQIDRTISGSWPARTVNRLRHLLRANSLSGSKRNIAYHYDLGNEFYRLWLDPSMTYSSALYRAPGETLEQAQENKLRRIAELLSPQPGQRVLEIGCGWGTLATRLATSGADVKGITLSSEQLAYARQSAEREGLADRVRIELEDYRDSAGSFDRIVSIEMIEAVGEQYWPAYFGKVRQLLADGGRAVIQAITIDESRYEQYRNGADFIQTHVFPGGMLPSKALIDQHARDAGLKLVGAEYFGQSYARTLAEWRHRFRQSWTAVEQLGFDQRFRRLWEYYLAYCEAGFKTRNIDVGLYVLEPRTD, from the coding sequence ATGTCGCTCGATGTTGATCACACGTCCGGTCGGCTGCGCCCGTTCGGGGCCTTGGCCGCGCGTTTCCTGCGCAAACTCCTTTCCTGCGCCACGGTCGGTCAGATTTCGGTGCGCACCCCCGAAGGCGTGGTGCTCGAACACCAGTCCGGTACGCCGGGGCCCGAAGCCGTCCTCCACCTGAACCGCTGGAGCGCGGTGCGGCGCCTGGTCCTCGGTGGCGACATCGCCTTCGCCGAAGCCTATTTCGACGGCGAGTGGTCGACCCCCGACCTCGCCGCGCTGCTCGAACTGGCTGTGGCCAACATGGAGCAGATCGACCGCACGATTTCCGGCTCCTGGCCGGCCCGCACTGTGAACCGGCTGCGCCATCTCCTGCGGGCCAACAGCCTGTCGGGCAGCAAGCGAAACATCGCCTATCACTACGATCTCGGCAACGAATTCTACCGGCTCTGGCTCGATCCGAGCATGACCTATTCGTCCGCCCTCTACCGGGCACCCGGCGAGACGCTGGAGCAGGCGCAGGAGAACAAGCTGCGCCGAATCGCCGAACTCCTGTCGCCGCAGCCCGGGCAGCGCGTTCTCGAAATCGGCTGCGGCTGGGGCACGCTCGCCACCCGGCTGGCCACCTCCGGCGCCGACGTGAAGGGCATCACGCTTTCGTCCGAGCAACTGGCCTACGCGCGCCAGTCCGCCGAACGCGAGGGCCTGGCTGACCGCGTCCGGATCGAACTGGAAGACTATCGCGACAGCGCAGGCTCGTTCGACCGTATCGTGTCCATCGAGATGATCGAAGCGGTCGGCGAGCAGTACTGGCCGGCCTATTTCGGCAAGGTGCGGCAGTTGCTGGCCGACGGCGGCAGGGCCGTGATCCAGGCGATCACCATCGACGAGAGCCGCTACGAGCAATACCGAAACGGCGCCGACTTCATCCAGACCCATGTGTTTCCGGGCGGGATGCTGCCGTCGAAGGCGCTCATCGACCAGCACGCCAGGGACGCCGGACTGAAGCTCGTCGGCGCCGAGTATTTCGGCCAGAGCTATGCCCGCACGCTGGCGGAGTGGCGCCATCGCTTCCGGCAGAGCTGGACGGCCGTCGAACAGCTCGGCTTCGACCAGCGCTTCCGCCGGCTGTGGGAATACTACCTCGCCTACTGCGAGGCCGGCTTCAAGACGCGCAACATCGACGTCGGGCTCTACGTGCTGGAGCCCCGCACCGACTGA
- a CDS encoding thiamine pyrophosphate-binding protein, protein MNSRNNANTLTGAEAMVKMLEAYGVKHVFGLCGDTTLPLYDALHRLDHGITHLLTRDERHAGYMADAYARVTGRPGVCEGPSGGGATYILPGVVEANESSIPVLAINSDVSTTSRGRYPLTELDQVAMFRPLTKWNASLDDAQRLPAMLRRAFREMTTGRPGAVHLALPFDTQKNPVTPDEIWADARHQTFPALAVAPDPAAVEAAADALLQARKAVVMCGGGVVIASAMEALAKLADMLDLPVATTVSGQGSIAETDPRAVGVVGSNGGVPATRAVVDEADLVLYVGCRAGSVTTERWRSPGPDARIVHIDSDPAVIGANYRTDVALAGDARLALEAIATAVARRGGASGNDGVSRAKAAWAAKLAAFDPLAASDEVPIRPERVVATLQRLLDADAIVCADPGTPCPYFSAHYRWPLVGRHFITNRAHGALGFAMGAAIGAHVGRPGVKTVSVMGDGSFGMSVGELETVVRYRMPITFVTLSNSVFGWIKAGQRSGFGARFHNVDFTRTDHAAVAAAYGLKSWRVEDPADLEPVLKQALEAGEPTLVDIVTQPLDEAAAPVSEWVA, encoded by the coding sequence ATGAACTCACGCAACAACGCGAACACGCTCACCGGCGCGGAAGCCATGGTGAAGATGCTCGAAGCCTATGGCGTGAAACACGTCTTCGGCCTGTGCGGCGACACGACCCTGCCGCTATACGATGCGCTCCACCGGCTGGACCACGGCATCACCCACCTCCTGACCCGCGACGAGCGACATGCCGGCTACATGGCCGACGCCTATGCTCGCGTCACAGGGCGGCCGGGCGTCTGCGAGGGTCCGTCGGGCGGTGGCGCGACGTACATCCTGCCGGGCGTCGTGGAGGCGAACGAGAGTTCGATCCCCGTGCTTGCCATCAATTCCGACGTCTCCACCACCTCGCGCGGGCGGTATCCGCTGACCGAGCTCGACCAAGTGGCGATGTTCCGGCCGCTCACCAAGTGGAACGCCTCGCTGGACGACGCGCAGCGCCTGCCGGCCATGCTTCGCCGCGCCTTCCGCGAGATGACCACGGGCCGCCCAGGCGCGGTGCACCTGGCGCTGCCTTTCGACACCCAGAAAAATCCCGTCACGCCGGACGAGATCTGGGCCGATGCCCGCCACCAGACCTTTCCCGCTCTCGCTGTCGCGCCCGATCCGGCGGCGGTCGAGGCGGCGGCAGATGCGCTTCTCCAGGCCCGCAAGGCCGTCGTGATGTGCGGCGGCGGCGTGGTGATTGCCAGCGCCATGGAGGCGCTGGCAAAACTCGCGGACATGCTCGACCTGCCCGTCGCGACCACCGTCTCCGGGCAGGGCTCCATCGCAGAGACCGATCCGCGCGCGGTCGGCGTGGTCGGGTCGAACGGCGGCGTGCCGGCGACACGCGCCGTGGTCGACGAGGCCGACCTCGTGCTCTACGTGGGCTGCCGCGCGGGCTCCGTGACGACGGAGCGCTGGCGCTCGCCCGGCCCCGATGCCCGCATCGTCCACATCGATTCCGATCCGGCGGTGATCGGCGCGAACTATCGGACAGACGTCGCGCTCGCCGGCGATGCCCGGCTGGCGCTGGAGGCGATCGCCACGGCGGTGGCGCGGCGCGGCGGGGCTTCCGGCAACGACGGCGTTTCGCGCGCAAAAGCGGCCTGGGCGGCGAAGCTCGCCGCGTTCGATCCGCTTGCCGCTTCCGACGAGGTGCCGATCCGCCCCGAGCGCGTCGTCGCCACGCTCCAGCGCCTGCTCGATGCCGATGCGATCGTCTGCGCCGATCCCGGCACGCCGTGTCCCTATTTCTCGGCGCACTATCGCTGGCCGTTGGTCGGACGCCACTTCATCACCAACCGCGCCCATGGCGCGCTCGGATTCGCGATGGGCGCGGCGATCGGCGCCCATGTCGGCCGCCCCGGCGTCAAGACCGTCTCGGTGATGGGCGACGGCTCCTTCGGCATGAGCGTCGGCGAACTCGAAACCGTCGTGCGCTACCGCATGCCGATCACCTTCGTGACGCTCTCCAACAGCGTCTTCGGCTGGATCAAGGCCGGTCAGCGCTCCGGCTTCGGCGCCCGTTTCCACAACGTCGACTTCACGCGTACCGACCATGCCGCGGTCGCCGCCGCCTACGGGCTGAAGAGCTGGCGCGTCGAGGATCCGGCCGATCTCGAACCGGTGTTGAAACAGGCGCTCGAAGCCGGCGAGCCGACGCTGGTCGACATCGTCACCCAACCCCTCGACGAAGCGGCGGCGCCGGTCTCGGAATGGGTCGCGTGA